Genomic segment of Eupeodes corollae chromosome 2, idEupCoro1.1, whole genome shotgun sequence:
ACGCATTCATGtaatatacattttcaaaactcaataaaaatataataatgcaAATTCAACCATAATGTTGAATGAGCAAGGTAGCAACATATACCAGAAGTTTATGTTTGGCTTTGGATTCATATTTTGATAGCCCAGCTGTTCTTTAACATgtgaaacaataacaaaaaggtatccggtcATCATATCTACCTGATGCTGAACGCAGCCATTtgttttcaaagtaaatttctaTAGTTTGGCAATAAAGCAACCATCTCATAcaactaaaaaaacaccctttaaaaaacaaatgacgGTTGTTCTGCGGCGCGGCTAATGtgatcaaaaattattgttaatttttgcaaattgtacAGAAATATATTGTACTAGATTAAAAAACTTCCAAATGTCAGTACTGCCAATCCTCATAATTCGATTTcggaacaaaaaaattactcataACTTTTGCTAGCAGCTGTCACTTTGTATTGTAAGTGGTGAAGGTGATGAAAGACAgaagaaaatttttattttgattttatttataaattcaattgaatttgtttgataTATAAATAAGCCAagttattaatttcaataatgtttCCATCTACTGAAGAGTCTATTGTTCTTAAACAACTATCCAAGGTaatctatatttaaataaagtacaaaaataattctaattattatatttttcttacaagTACAAGAACATAAGCACAACAAAAAAGGATGTGATTGATGTACTAAACAATTACCGAAGTCTTACACATTACCTTCAAAAATTCGGTGAGTTTGCTTGTTGTTATAATGTTATCATTAGTttgcatttaatatttaatcgCGAACAAATTTCTTATTTAGTTTTCAATGATGGGACACAAAAGGAACTTTTCAACTTACAGGGAACCATACCagttgtttataaaagtaattGATTATAGTTTTGTTGATCATAATAGTTAGTTATAAACAAATGTTATGATTTTAGGTAACACTTATCACATTCCGATATGCATTTGGTTGACCGATACTCATCCCCAGAATGCTCCAATGTGCTTTGTCAAACCAACTCCAAACATGCAAATTAAGGTTTCCATGTATGTTGACCACAATGGCAAGATTTATCTTCCATATTTGCATGACTGGCAACCGGTAAATGAATATTTCCACTTCAAAGTCCAAACTATTCGATAAGATACGAGTATTAAACtaatttgttcttatatttttttagcaaaCTTCAGATCTTTTGGGTTTGATCCAAGTAATGATAGTGACTTTTGGTGACCAACCACCTGTGTATTCGAAACCAAAAGGACAAGTTGCACCATATCCAACATCTTGTaggaattttttgtatatattttaaatttgatgaataaagttttaatatttaatttgttgttccATTTAAAAGCATTTATGCCACAGCCTGGAGGAGCAAATAATGCAAATTCTTTCTTGCCGTACCCAGCTGGAGGTGGGGGTGGAGGAGCTTTTCCATCGTTTCCTCAAAACAACAACTTTGGACAGTATCCGCCGTATATGCCAAATGCTGCTCCAACAGGACCAGGGCCTGCACCAGGTCCATCTGGAAACGCTGCCGGTGGTTATCCTCCGTATATGAATTTTCCACAAGTTCCTGGCTA
This window contains:
- the LOC129945724 gene encoding tumor susceptibility gene 101 protein, translating into MFPSTEESIVLKQLSKYKNISTTKKDVIDVLNNYRSLTHYLQKFVFNDGTQKELFNLQGTIPVVYKSNTYHIPICIWLTDTHPQNAPMCFVKPTPNMQIKVSMYVDHNGKIYLPYLHDWQPQTSDLLGLIQVMIVTFGDQPPVYSKPKGQVAPYPTSSFMPQPGGANNANSFLPYPAGGGGGGAFPSFPQNNNFGQYPPYMPNAAPTGPGPAPGPSGNAAGGYPPYMNFPQVPGYGSGYNPGNPSQTGTITEEHIKASLISAVEDKLRRRVQEKVNQCQAEIETLNRTKQELVEGSSKIETIIARLQREQAELRKNILILRDKEQELEKSLESLEQSDGIDVDEAVVTTAPLYKQLLNAYAEEAATEDAIYYLGEALRSGVIDLEAFLKHVRQLSRKQFMLRAIMQKCRQKAGLAG